Below is a window of Desmonostoc muscorum LEGE 12446 DNA.
GCAGGGGGCGGGGGGCAGAGGGGAAGATTTTCTCCCCTGCTCCCTGCTCCCTGCCTCCTCATCTCCCTTATCTCCCTCATCATCATCCTGGCTAGTTCACTCTATTTATTCTTCAGATGATGCCCTTGATCTGAGAAAATAAACATTATGGATTTACTGTGAGAGAAACGCTACGACATCAAACAGCAACACAATAATAGTTAAAAGTCAAGGATCAAAATTCAAAACGCTGCGTGCGAGACTAGAGATTAGGCAAAAAAGGCTCCAGGAACAAGAAGTAGGGTGCAGGAGGCAAAAAATAGTGGAGTTTTATGCTTGTTCACGAGTATCAAGGACTCTTTGACGGTGTTAAAAGACTCGCTCACGAGTACTAAACACTTGTCCACGAGTATCAAACACTCGCCCACGAGTATCAAACACTCGCCCACGAGTATCAAACACTCGTTCACGAGTATCAAACACTCGTCCACGAGTATCAAAGACTCGCTCATGAGTATCAAAGACTCGCTCACGAGTATCAAAGACTCGCTCACGAATATCAAACACTCGTCCACGAATATCAAACACTCGCTCACGAGTATCAAACACTCGCTCACGAGTATCAAAGACTCGCTCACAAATTTTAATTTATACGAAATATATAGTTATAAATTATTCTCCCCCTACTCCCCCTGCTCCCCCTGCCTCCCCTACTCCCCCTGCTCCCCCTACTCCCCCTGCTCCCCCTGCTCCCCCTGCCTCCCCCACTCCCCACTCCCCACTCCCCACTCCCCACTCCCCTTTTCAATCAGACTTGCGACAAAAGACGAACATAATTTTCATGAAAACACAAACTGCCAAACTCCTTGATGGAAAAGCAATAGCAGCAAAAATTCAGCAAGAACTTTCTGTTGCCATTACCGAATTACAACCAAAAGTTGGACGACCCCCTGGCTTAGCAGTGCTGATGGTTGGCGATAATCCAGCCTCAGCTGCTTATGTACGCAATAAAGAAAAAGCCTGCGCTAAAGTTGGTATAGCCTCTTTTGGCAAGCATTTTCCTGTGCAAACGACCCTTGGGGAATTAGAAGAGGTCATTGCTACACTCAACCACGATGAACGTGTGGATGGCATTCTCGTGCAGCTACCCTTACCTAACCATTTGGATGCTGTTAGCTTGTTACATCAAATTGATCCCGATAAAGATGCCGATGGACTGCACCCAGTGAACTTGGGGCGACTAGTACGGGGAGAAATCGGTTTACGTAGCTGCACTCCTGCTGGCGTCATGCGGCTTTTAGAA
It encodes the following:
- the folD gene encoding bifunctional methylenetetrahydrofolate dehydrogenase/methenyltetrahydrofolate cyclohydrolase FolD — translated: MKTQTAKLLDGKAIAAKIQQELSVAITELQPKVGRPPGLAVLMVGDNPASAAYVRNKEKACAKVGIASFGKHFPVQTTLGELEEVIATLNHDERVDGILVQLPLPNHLDAVSLLHQIDPDKDADGLHPVNLGRLVRGEIGLRSCTPAGVMRLLEEYEIPLQGKQAVVVGRSILVGKPMALMLLEADATVTIAHSRSHDLKTITQNADILIAAVGRPGLISADMVKPGAVVVDVGMNRVTDASGNSRLVGDVDLESTAAVAGFITPVPGGVGPMTVALLLQNTFTSYSKAVRK